Genomic window (Nitrospinota bacterium):
AATAATACAGTTTGAAAAAGATGTAGCGTTAGTTGATATCGGTTATAAATCTGAAGGTTACATATCATTGAATGAGTTTCCTGGTAGTGGTGTTGATCTAAAAGTTGGTGATGAGGTTGAGGTACTATTAGAGACTACGGAAGACAAAGATGGTCGGGTTGTCCTCTCGAAAGAAAGAGCTGACAAGATAAAGATTTGGGATGAATTAGAAA
Coding sequences:
- a CDS encoding S1 RNA-binding domain-containing protein, translated to MPRDKDGEGVEQVKRRSRKKDTQNMNELYEKSFERIKEGDIVKGKIIQFEKDVALVDIGYKSEGYISLNEFPGSGVDLKVGDEVEVLLETTEDKDGRVVLSKERADKIKIWDELE